Below is a genomic region from Bacteroidota bacterium.
CGGGCTGAAAAAAGTTTGGGAATACAACGAGCTCCAGACAAAGAACAGCAAGTTCGATACCTGGTCGGCGGTGTCCGTCAAGGACGGCAAGGTTGTCGTTCCCGGCCGGCACGATGACCAGGACGAAGTTTTCTGCTTCGACGCCGATACGGGGAGGCTGTTTTGGAAGAAACAATACGCCGCGCCCGGAGATAGCCTTTGGGGCGGCGGTCCCCGCGCCACGCCTTACATAGACGGTGACAAGGTTTACACCTTCGGCAGGATGGGCCATCTGTCGTGCTGGGACCTCAAAGATGGAAAACTAAAGTGGATAAGAAATGTCCATGACAAAGGCGGCCTAACGCCTCTTTATGGTCACTCGAGTTCCCCCCTGGTCTATAAGAAGCTGGTCATTGTTCAGGGTGGTGGAGGAGCCCAGACGATTGCGTTCAACAAGAAAAACGGCGCGGTGGTTTGGAAATCAAATATCACCGGAGTCGCGGGTTACGCATCTCCCATCCTCGCCAGGCTGAATGGAAGAGACCAGATTCTTGTCTTTAACGGTGCTGGCGGTGAGGGGCGCGACGGAAACACGCCTGGAAGAATCGCCGGCCTCGATCCCAGGACCGGCAAGAAAATCTGGGAATCACCCTGGTGGTGCAAGCTCGACATCTTCGCCACCACTCCGGCGGTGGACGGCGATACGGTTTTCATCACCTCCGGTTACGGAGGCGGCGGGTGTAAGCTGGTCAGGGTCGCCGGAACGAAAGCTACCAAGGTCTGGGAACATTGGAAAGATAAGATCATCGCCTCGCTTCACTCTGACCCGATCATTCTGGACGGATACATCTACTGCTATTCGGGGATGAGTACCGGCAAAGGCGAGCTCCAGTGCGTCGAGCTCAAGACCGGCAAACTGATGTGGTCAGCGGGAGAACAGGTGGGATGTGGAACAATGGTCCTTGTTGACAGGCACCTGCTCTGCCTGAGCAACCGCGGGGACCTGTTTCTGGTTGGACCCAATCCGAAGGCCTTCAAGAAAGTCACCGAGTTCCGCGGAGCGATCCCCGACACCCGCGATTACGCTTGGACCGTTCCTGTTGTTGCTAACGGCAAGCTTTACCTCCGCTTCAAGGAGTGCCTGATCTGCTACGATCTAATGAAGTAGCGAACTTAGTGCGGAAGGGAAACTTATGAAC
It encodes:
- a CDS encoding PQQ-like beta-propeller repeat protein encodes the protein GLKKVWEYNELQTKNSKFDTWSAVSVKDGKVVVPGRHDDQDEVFCFDADTGRLFWKKQYAAPGDSLWGGGPRATPYIDGDKVYTFGRMGHLSCWDLKDGKLKWIRNVHDKGGLTPLYGHSSSPLVYKKLVIVQGGGGAQTIAFNKKNGAVVWKSNITGVAGYASPILARLNGRDQILVFNGAGGEGRDGNTPGRIAGLDPRTGKKIWESPWWCKLDIFATTPAVDGDTVFITSGYGGGGCKLVRVAGTKATKVWEHWKDKIIASLHSDPIILDGYIYCYSGMSTGKGELQCVELKTGKLMWSAGEQVGCGTMVLVDRHLLCLSNRGDLFLVGPNPKAFKKVTEFRGAIPDTRDYAWTVPVVANGKLYLRFKECLICYDLMK